ATAAGTATATAAAAGAGATAGACAAGATCTGCGCAGCCAAAGAGAAGGAAATAAAAGAAGTTTAAATCAAAAAAATAAAAAGGATAAACGCTATGGATTTAAAAATAGGCCCCGACAATCCCGCAATGCCTAAGCATATAGGCATAATAATGGACGGCAACGGACGATGGGCAAAAAAAAGAGGTCTGCCGCGCAGCGCGGGACATAAGGAAGGCGCGAAGACGTTCAAAAAGATATCGGAATACTGCCAGCAGATAGGCATAAAATATTTAACGGTCTACGCGTTCTCTACAGAGAACTGGAAGCGGCCCGAGGAAGAAATAGAAGGAATTTTTGCGCTTCTTCATATATACATATGGAACGAGCGCGCGCGCCTTATCCGCGATCGCGCAGCGCTTAAATTCATCGGCGATATGAGCCGATTCTCGCCCGCGATAATGAAGGATATAAATATGATAGAGCGCGACACCGGCATGTTTGACGACCTGCACATAAACGTCGCAATAAATTACGGCGGCAGGGAGGATATCGTACACGCGGCGAAAGCAATGGCAAGAAAGCTGCGCGACGGCGAGATAACCGAGGACGACATAACGGAAGAGTCGTTCGGGCGCGAGCTTTACACGGGCGGTATGCCCGACCCCGACCTTATCATAAGGCCGAGCGGGGAGTTAAGACTTTCAAACTTCCTTCTCTATCAGAGCGCGTATTCGGAGTTTTGGTTCTCCGATATAATGTGGCCCGATTTTTCTCCGGCCGATCTCGACCGCGCGCTCATAGATTATATGCAGCGCAACAGAAGATTCGGCGGCATTTAAAGCGCGCCGCAAAAAAAATAAAGGCGGCCTTTTTGCATGTTTTTGTTACTTTAGGCCGTTCGTATGCCCGTTTGGGAGGGGTTTATGGGGAAAAGGTTGATTTCAGCTGCCGTGGGTCTGGCGATATTGCTCGTAGTGCTGTTTTCCAACAATCTTTATTTGATGGAAGGATGCATGATAGTTATTTCGCTGGTCGCTATGTATGAGCTTTACCGCGCAATAGGCATAATTAAATATAAGGCGCTCGTTGTCGTTGGAGCAGTATGCGCGATAGTCATTATGTTCTTTCAATTCGCGGGCATCAGTTCGTTCTTCGGGCTGATACTTCTCACTGTGACGGCTCTCTTTTTGATAACGATAATCGGCGGAGGAGAAAAGGTAAAATTCGAGCACATCGCCATGGTATTCATGATAGCGATTTTCGTTCCGGTATTCTTTTCTCAGGTGGTCAAGGTAAGAATGCTGGAAAACGGCAAGTATCTTATATACCTTGTGTTCTTTGCGGCTTTTATTACCGATTCATGCGCTTTCTTCGTCGGTCGCTTTTTCGGACGCCATAAGTTCGCGCCGAGAGTAAGCCCGAAAAAGACGATAGAGGGCGCTGTCGGCGGCCTCGCGGGCTGTGTAATAAGCTTTCTTATTTTCGGGCTTGTTATGGAGCGCGTGTTCGGTTTTACGGCAAACTACGCCCTGCTTGCGCTGTTCGGCGCAGTGGGAGCGGTGATAGCCGAAATAGGCGACCTTGCGGCTTCGGTAATAAAACGTCAGTACGGCATAAAGGATTACGGCGACATAATGCCCGGACACGGAGGAGTATTGGACAGATTCGACAGCGTATTGTTTACTGCGCCGCTTATGAGTCTGCTATTACATAATTTTACGGTGCTTATGTGACAAAAGTGCGCGGACGGTGAAAAGTCAAACCGTCCGCTATAATTTTTTGGAAGAATTTAATATTATTTAATATAATTTGATATAACTATGAATAATATCGTCGTTTTTGGCAACAATATAA
The DNA window shown above is from Clostridia bacterium and carries:
- a CDS encoding isoprenyl transferase, with amino-acid sequence MDLKIGPDNPAMPKHIGIIMDGNGRWAKKRGLPRSAGHKEGAKTFKKISEYCQQIGIKYLTVYAFSTENWKRPEEEIEGIFALLHIYIWNERARLIRDRAALKFIGDMSRFSPAIMKDINMIERDTGMFDDLHINVAINYGGREDIVHAAKAMARKLRDGEITEDDITEESFGRELYTGGMPDPDLIIRPSGELRLSNFLLYQSAYSEFWFSDIMWPDFSPADLDRALIDYMQRNRRFGGI
- a CDS encoding phosphatidate cytidylyltransferase — translated: MGKRLISAAVGLAILLVVLFSNNLYLMEGCMIVISLVAMYELYRAIGIIKYKALVVVGAVCAIVIMFFQFAGISSFFGLILLTVTALFLITIIGGGEKVKFEHIAMVFMIAIFVPVFFSQVVKVRMLENGKYLIYLVFFAAFITDSCAFFVGRFFGRHKFAPRVSPKKTIEGAVGGLAGCVISFLIFGLVMERVFGFTANYALLALFGAVGAVIAEIGDLAASVIKRQYGIKDYGDIMPGHGGVLDRFDSVLFTAPLMSLLLHNFTVLM